The bacterium genome contains a region encoding:
- a CDS encoding 7TM domain-containing protein: protein MKFLTSLVLALTILSSSSSVLAQGTTISPSPEATAIVSPEATEIPRVDITQKSEEVTGPLETLIRDQRIGNVWPFNPIKYAIKNAVESGVPANTIVLLLLLPIVATVMAATRQIIGIRGFGIFLPAALSIAFVAIGPILGILLFMAIVVISTSVRLITRKLKLKLQYLPRMALILWFVSFGILGILFASPLINYPALKNVSIFPVLILTLLTEDFTRIQLGKSFKTAIRLTTQTLFLAIISYVFLTYQPFRSYVLLNPEIVLISTFLINIVLGKYVGLRFMEYLRFQKLISSK from the coding sequence ATGAAATTTCTCACATCTCTGGTATTGGCTTTGACTATCCTTTCTTCCTCTAGTAGTGTTTTGGCCCAAGGAACAACAATTTCACCATCACCTGAGGCTACTGCAATTGTATCACCTGAAGCTACTGAAATACCAAGAGTTGACATAACTCAGAAATCTGAAGAGGTAACAGGGCCATTAGAGACACTAATTAGGGATCAGAGAATAGGCAATGTTTGGCCATTTAATCCAATTAAGTATGCTATTAAAAATGCTGTAGAGTCGGGCGTACCTGCCAATACCATAGTTCTATTGTTATTACTACCAATTGTTGCAACGGTAATGGCCGCAACTCGCCAGATAATAGGTATCCGTGGTTTTGGTATATTTTTACCAGCTGCATTATCTATTGCCTTCGTGGCTATTGGTCCAATTTTAGGAATATTATTGTTTATGGCAATTGTTGTAATTTCTACAAGTGTTAGGCTAATTACCAGAAAATTGAAATTAAAACTTCAATATTTACCTAGAATGGCACTTATTTTATGGTTTGTGTCCTTTGGAATATTGGGAATCCTTTTTGCTTCTCCCTTGATTAATTATCCAGCCTTAAAAAATGTTTCTATTTTCCCCGTCCTTATCTTAACCCTCTTGACAGAGGACTTTACCAGAATTCAACTTGGAAAATCATTTAAGACTGCTATTAGACTAACTACTCAAACATTGTTTTTAGCAATTATTTCATACGTCTTTTTGACATATCAGCCATTTAGATCGTATGTATTATTAAATCCAGAAATTGTATTAATATCTACATTTTTGATAAATATCGTCTTGGGTAAATATGTTGGTTTGAGGTTTATGGAATACTTAAGATTTCAAAAACTTATTAGTTCAAAATGA
- a CDS encoding sugar-transfer associated ATP-grasp domain-containing protein — MKASALLGLNSRSVLFTGRYNSRKAKRIADSKLATNRVLRLAKVAKPTVYAKFNNQNRVYEFDWNSLPDKFALKPSRGLGGDGIIVIKRRLKNGNFLTTSREVKTIEDLKLHTLDILEGAYSMGNEPDTAFVQEFVGRHSAFKKIAYRGTPDIRVIVFNMIPVMAMLRLPTKESGGRANLHQGALGVGVDIASGITTKAIVNNREIIYKPNSNKKLRGIKVPYWNKILDTAVRAQVASGLGYAGVDIVLHPEKGPMVIELNAQPGLSIQLANMEGLKKRLDRVDDITVLSAEHGVKIAKALFASKFVKRVKNIDDVDTIKAVEEIKLLDVNGRGIKILAKIDTGAWSSAIDISLARRLGLLKKNRIIATRKKLSALGEDERPVIALTFYLAGRKIATKVTVADRKILRYQVLIGRTDLQGFLVSPDIERDKLVKAKW; from the coding sequence ATGAAAGCATCTGCACTTCTTGGTTTAAATTCTAGGTCTGTACTTTTTACTGGCAGATATAACAGTAGAAAAGCAAAGAGAATTGCTGACTCAAAACTTGCAACTAATAGGGTACTAAGGTTGGCTAAAGTTGCAAAACCGACTGTTTATGCAAAATTTAACAATCAAAATAGAGTATATGAATTTGACTGGAACAGTTTGCCTGATAAATTTGCACTAAAACCTTCACGAGGTTTGGGCGGTGACGGAATAATCGTTATCAAGAGAAGATTAAAAAATGGTAATTTTCTGACAACTAGCAGGGAAGTCAAAACAATTGAAGATTTAAAACTCCATACCTTGGATATCTTAGAAGGAGCCTATTCAATGGGCAATGAGCCTGACACTGCCTTTGTTCAGGAGTTTGTGGGTAGGCATTCTGCATTTAAAAAAATAGCGTATAGAGGAACACCTGATATCAGGGTTATTGTTTTTAATATGATTCCTGTAATGGCGATGTTAAGGCTTCCCACTAAAGAGTCCGGAGGAAGGGCAAATTTGCATCAGGGGGCTCTGGGGGTCGGAGTTGACATCGCGTCAGGTATTACTACAAAAGCAATTGTTAATAATAGAGAAATAATTTACAAGCCAAACAGTAATAAAAAATTAAGAGGAATCAAGGTCCCATATTGGAATAAGATATTGGATACTGCAGTTAGGGCACAGGTTGCCTCAGGCTTGGGTTATGCTGGTGTTGATATTGTACTTCACCCAGAAAAAGGCCCAATGGTTATTGAATTAAATGCTCAGCCAGGGCTATCTATCCAGCTTGCTAATATGGAGGGGTTAAAAAAGCGTTTGGATAGAGTTGATGATATAACTGTATTATCAGCAGAACACGGTGTAAAAATAGCAAAAGCATTGTTTGCTAGCAAGTTTGTTAAAAGAGTTAAAAATATTGATGATGTAGATACAATTAAGGCAGTCGAGGAAATAAAATTACTTGATGTAAATGGCAGGGGAATTAAAATCTTAGCAAAAATAGATACGGGTGCGTGGTCATCAGCAATTGACATAAGTTTGGCTAGACGTTTAGGATTACTTAAGAAAAACAGAATTATTGCAACAAGAAAGAAATTAAGTGCTTTAGGCGAAGATGAAAGGCCTGTTATAGCTTTGACCTTTTACCTTGCTGGACGTAAAATAGCAACAAAAGTTACGGTAGCAGACAGAAAAATCTTAAGATATCAGGTTTTAATTGGTAGAACAGACCTGCAAGGCTTTTTAGTAAGCCCTGATATTGAACGTGATAAACTAGTAAAGGCAAAGTGGTAA
- a CDS encoding ATP-grasp domain-containing protein codes for MINLNEILILTSGNITKLEGFGDKGVMLGTFKEINYDSNSNELKLNDTDLKNYKVIYFRMVGKSLEVATLVSNYASENGIKVVDVMYEKTRLMPISLGKSLEMRKLYQSGITIPRTVFGDFSKLKFPYVVKSTSGQKAREVWLVNNQEELELLNQKLDKQKLYFAQELVPNAERIRVLVIGDRAIGAIKRQTKWNKSQTKETLDPIPDEIARLAVDSAKAVELEISGIDILVNSQTNEMCVIEANAAPAWKLINKYCNASVEDEIIKYLQTKI; via the coding sequence ATGATAAATTTAAACGAAATACTAATCTTAACTTCAGGAAATATAACAAAGCTTGAGGGGTTTGGGGATAAGGGTGTTATGCTGGGAACTTTTAAGGAGATTAACTATGACAGTAACTCAAATGAGTTGAAATTAAACGACACAGACTTAAAAAATTATAAAGTAATTTATTTTAGAATGGTTGGAAAAAGTCTAGAGGTTGCAACATTAGTTAGTAATTATGCAAGTGAAAATGGTATAAAAGTTGTAGACGTTATGTATGAAAAAACCCGTCTTATGCCTATTTCTTTAGGTAAGTCCCTAGAAATGAGAAAACTGTATCAATCAGGGATTACTATTCCAAGAACTGTATTTGGTGATTTTTCTAAACTTAAATTTCCATATGTTGTTAAATCAACATCTGGTCAAAAAGCAAGAGAAGTATGGCTTGTTAATAATCAGGAGGAACTGGAATTGTTAAATCAAAAGTTAGATAAACAGAAACTATATTTTGCCCAAGAGTTGGTCCCAAATGCAGAAAGAATTAGGGTTTTGGTGATTGGGGATAGGGCAATAGGAGCTATAAAAAGACAGACTAAATGGAATAAAAGTCAGACAAAAGAAACCCTTGACCCTATACCAGATGAAATAGCAAGGCTTGCAGTGGACTCAGCCAAAGCAGTGGAACTTGAGATATCAGGAATTGACATCCTAGTTAATAGTCAGACAAATGAAATGTGTGTAATTGAAGCAAACGCTGCCCCAGCTTGGAAACTAATTAATAAATACTGTAATGCGTCAGTTGAAGATGAAATCATTAAATATTTACAAACAAAAATTTAA
- a CDS encoding class I SAM-dependent methyltransferase encodes MKSLNIYKQKFKEFGVSPQALQWKSKGAAHQRFRQFWAEIDFDNKNVLDVGCGFGEMGNFLTKRYKNVKYKGIDIMPEFIENGKKIYPELDLETVDYFSRPLPVSYSATRYDTVICSGALNSNFGTKEENLEFRKKAIKTMFDHTSNVLAFNMLGSHPATQNKDVSNIWYTDSLEILKYCMTLTRRVILRHHYHPTDFTIFLYKVKEK; translated from the coding sequence ATGAAATCATTAAATATTTACAAACAAAAATTTAAAGAGTTTGGTGTTAGCCCACAAGCCCTTCAATGGAAATCAAAAGGAGCTGCTCATCAACGCTTCAGACAGTTTTGGGCGGAGATAGATTTTGATAACAAAAATGTTCTTGATGTGGGTTGTGGTTTCGGAGAAATGGGCAATTTCTTAACAAAAAGGTACAAAAACGTTAAGTATAAAGGCATTGATATTATGCCAGAATTTATAGAAAACGGAAAGAAAATTTACCCTGAGCTAGACCTCGAAACGGTCGATTACTTTTCACGACCTTTACCCGTAAGTTATAGTGCCACAAGGTATGATACTGTAATTTGTTCTGGTGCATTAAATTCTAATTTTGGAACAAAAGAAGAAAACTTAGAATTTAGAAAAAAGGCAATAAAGACAATGTTTGATCATACGTCAAATGTTTTAGCTTTTAATATGTTAGGTAGCCATCCAGCAACACAAAACAAAGACGTCAGTAATATTTGGTATACAGATAGCTTAGAAATATTGAAATATTGTATGACATTAACTAGGCGAGTAATACTTCGCCATCACTATCATCCAACCGACTTTACAATATTTCTTTACAAAGTGAAAGAAAAGTAA
- a CDS encoding ATP-grasp domain-containing protein → MLDLLIFTQYPKTYGPKRLYEEALKLGLNCKIKSYSNTDLNDLPEAKYVIFREPTSSKNIYDFRDKLLNTYISHNSKILNCKSYLAWSILDKKTQETEFKKGNIPTISEVDPTIAKYPFIAKSKLGSHGSHVFKIENKDDLDKVLLKHKAEDLLCQEFQTSGFDLRAIVLGDRVLGIMKRTPKKGEFLSNFSQGGEVEKFKVNDIERINIEQIAIKTAKHFELEFVGVDLMMGNSGEWKVLEVNRACQFKGFERALGTNVALSILNYLIN, encoded by the coding sequence ATGTTAGATCTTTTAATTTTTACACAATATCCAAAGACATATGGGCCAAAGAGACTTTACGAAGAAGCTTTAAAACTTGGACTAAATTGTAAAATAAAATCATATAGCAATACTGATTTAAATGATTTGCCTGAGGCTAAATATGTAATTTTCAGAGAACCTACATCTTCTAAAAATATATACGATTTCAGAGACAAACTTTTAAATACCTATATTTCTCATAATTCAAAAATATTAAATTGTAAGTCATATCTTGCTTGGTCAATACTTGACAAAAAAACGCAAGAGACTGAATTTAAGAAGGGAAATATACCTACTATCTCTGAAGTTGATCCAACAATTGCCAAGTATCCATTCATTGCAAAAAGTAAGTTGGGTAGTCACGGTAGCCATGTTTTTAAAATTGAGAATAAAGATGATTTAGACAAGGTATTATTAAAGCACAAAGCAGAAGACCTGCTTTGTCAAGAATTTCAAACTTCCGGTTTTGATTTGCGAGCCATTGTATTAGGTGACAGGGTACTAGGGATTATGAAAAGAACACCCAAGAAGGGGGAGTTCTTGTCCAACTTTTCTCAAGGTGGGGAAGTCGAAAAGTTTAAAGTAAATGACATTGAGAGAATAAATATAGAACAAATAGCCATAAAAACTGCAAAACATTTTGAGCTTGAATTTGTTGGAGTAGATTTGATGATGGGGAACTCGGGAGAATGGAAAGTTTTAGAAGTAAATCGTGCCTGCCAATTTAAGGGTTTTGAGCGTGCATTAGGCACAAATGTTGCTTTGAGTATACTTAATTACCTCATCAATTAG
- the rplL gene encoding 50S ribosomal protein L7/L12 encodes MTEEKANKTVEKLVEEISKLSVLELSELVTALQDKLGVSAMPVAAAAPVAAPAGDAPAAAAEGGNQTVVLAATGDNKIAVIKALREINQALGLQEAKAATETLPFEVLKDAKAEDVKSASEKLKAAGATVELK; translated from the coding sequence ATGACAGAAGAAAAAGCAAATAAAACGGTAGAAAAATTAGTCGAGGAAATTAGTAAACTTTCAGTACTCGAACTTTCAGAGTTGGTAACAGCACTCCAAGACAAACTTGGAGTATCAGCTATGCCAGTTGCAGCAGCAGCTCCAGTCGCAGCACCAGCAGGTGATGCACCAGCCGCAGCAGCAGAAGGTGGTAACCAAACAGTAGTTTTGGCTGCAACAGGAGACAATAAAATTGCAGTTATTAAAGCACTACGCGAAATCAATCAAGCTTTAGGACTACAAGAAGCCAAAGCAGCAACTGAAACTCTTCCTTTTGAAGTCTTAAAAGACGCAAAAGCAGAAGATGTTAAGTCAGCAAGTGAGAAATTAAAAGCAGCTGGCGCAACAGTTGAGCTGAAATAA
- the rplJ gene encoding 50S ribosomal protein L10, with product MNKQNKQSLALQAKKDLVGSLSPKLKSATSVVFVNYQGLSVTLQQKLKAELKAVGSDMTVVKNTLIKIAGKEAGLPEEALNDEILSGQTAIILTEGDAVAPIQALGKFVKENQIPNFKVGIVEGKYQDKEALLKISTLPSKETLYAQVVGSLSSPMYGLVGTLQGNLQKLVYILSQKAK from the coding sequence ATGAATAAGCAAAATAAGCAAAGCTTGGCCTTACAGGCTAAAAAAGATTTAGTTGGTAGTTTATCTCCAAAATTAAAGAGTGCAACTTCTGTTGTGTTTGTTAACTATCAAGGTTTGTCTGTTACTCTTCAACAAAAATTAAAGGCTGAATTAAAAGCTGTCGGTTCAGATATGACAGTTGTTAAAAATACTTTAATTAAGATTGCAGGTAAAGAAGCTGGGCTTCCTGAAGAAGCTTTAAACGATGAAATATTGTCAGGTCAAACAGCCATAATTTTAACGGAGGGCGATGCAGTGGCCCCAATTCAAGCTTTGGGTAAGTTTGTTAAAGAAAATCAAATTCCAAATTTTAAAGTTGGTATAGTTGAAGGTAAATATCAAGACAAAGAAGCACTATTAAAAATTTCGACGCTACCATCAAAAGAAACATTATACGCTCAAGTTGTTGGGTCACTTTCATCACCAATGTATGGATTGGTAGGAACACTACAAGGAAATTTACAAAAGTTAGTATATATTTTAAGCCAAAAGGCTAAATAA
- the rplK gene encoding 50S ribosomal protein L11 — MAKVKTIVKINLKGGEATPAPPVGTALGQHGVAIMDFVKAYNDKTKDMKGEVVPAVITIFEDRTFTFIIKKAPVADMIKKKLGLEKGSGTAGRAVHATLSKVQAEEIAKDKMDDLNTDNVDMGVRIVAGTARSMGIKVEGVDN; from the coding sequence ATGGCAAAAGTAAAAACAATAGTTAAAATTAATTTAAAGGGTGGTGAAGCCACTCCTGCACCTCCAGTTGGAACAGCACTAGGTCAACACGGTGTAGCTATTATGGATTTTGTCAAAGCATATAATGACAAAACTAAAGACATGAAGGGTGAAGTAGTTCCAGCAGTCATCACAATTTTTGAAGATAGAACATTTACCTTTATTATTAAAAAGGCACCAGTTGCAGACATGATTAAAAAGAAACTAGGTCTTGAAAAGGGATCTGGAACTGCAGGAAGAGCGGTACACGCCACACTTTCAAAGGTACAGGCTGAGGAAATTGCAAAAGATAAAATGGACGACTTGAATACAGACAACGTTGATATGGGAGTTAGGATTGTTGCAGGAACTGCAAGATCAATGGGAATCAAAGTAGAAGGGGTGGACAATTAA
- the nusG gene encoding transcription termination/antitermination protein NusG: MDNTQSAQISEKGTGNKKIPGHMIINQTEDPKAKWYVVHTSSGHEVRVMETLRQRVETMNLKTTIFEMLVPTQDKIIIRGGKKTQIKEKIFPGYLLVKMILDDETWLAVRTTAGITGFVGAGNKPTPLSEIEVKNIQKFVSSPAPRYKTKFVSGEAVKITDGPFSDFLGTIHEIDEEKGKVKVLVSIFGRETPVELDFLQIAKI, translated from the coding sequence ATGGATAATACACAATCTGCACAAATTTCAGAAAAAGGAACTGGAAATAAAAAAATTCCAGGTCATATGATTATTAATCAAACAGAGGATCCAAAAGCTAAATGGTATGTGGTTCACACTTCTTCAGGCCATGAAGTCCGTGTTATGGAAACCTTAAGACAAAGGGTGGAAACAATGAACCTAAAGACTACTATCTTTGAGATGTTGGTTCCAACACAAGATAAAATTATAATTAGGGGTGGTAAAAAAACACAAATAAAGGAAAAGATATTCCCAGGATACCTATTAGTTAAAATGATTTTAGATGACGAAACTTGGTTGGCTGTCAGGACAACTGCAGGTATCACAGGATTTGTAGGTGCTGGAAACAAACCAACACCTTTATCTGAAATTGAAGTTAAAAATATTCAAAAGTTCGTAAGTTCCCCTGCTCCAAGATATAAAACAAAGTTTGTAAGTGGAGAGGCTGTTAAAATTACAGACGGTCCATTTTCTGACTTTTTAGGCACAATCCACGAGATAGATGAGGAAAAAGGAAAAGTAAAAGTTTTGGTCTCAATCTTTGGAAGAGAAACTCCAGTAGAACTAGACTTCTTACAAATAGCAAAAATTTAA
- the secE gene encoding preprotein translocase subunit SecE: MKRIANFLVEVKQELEKVTWPKREVVINYLSLVIVLSIIVASFVGLIDFSLTKTLDYLLSL; encoded by the coding sequence ATGAAGAGAATCGCCAACTTTCTTGTCGAGGTTAAACAAGAACTTGAAAAAGTTACTTGGCCAAAACGCGAAGTCGTGATAAACTACCTAAGTTTAGTTATAGTGCTATCAATAATAGTAGCTTCTTTTGTAGGTTTAATTGACTTTTCGCTTACAAAGACCTTGGACTATTTATTGTCACTTTAA
- the rpsU gene encoding 30S ribosomal protein S21: MFVVTKKKGESDDALLARFRKKTLMSGLLLELRDRERFKKPSEKRKEKKYKIEFNRMLEKKRNY, encoded by the coding sequence ATGTTTGTAGTAACAAAGAAAAAGGGAGAGTCAGACGACGCCTTATTGGCACGATTTCGAAAGAAGACTTTAATGTCGGGTCTTTTGCTGGAACTTCGTGACCGAGAAAGGTTTAAAAAGCCTTCTGAAAAAAGAAAAGAGAAAAAGTACAAGATTGAATTTAATCGTATGCTTGAAAAGAAAAGGAATTATTAA
- a CDS encoding GDP-mannose 4,6-dehydratase, whose protein sequence is MANQKVLITGITGQDGSYLAEFLLKKGYEVSGIVRKTSHEDYANIGHLQDDLKLYQGDLLDPVSLREIIQKVEPDEVYNLASQSHPSESFKQPIHTAEITGIGAHRVLDATLDVNPKTKFYQASSSEMFGWVREIPQTEETPFNPANPYAAAKLYAFAMTKIYRESYKMFATNGILFNHESPRRHLGFVTQKVTYAAACAKLDIKNSIHLNEEGEPIVRNRKVFLGNLEAKRDWGFAGDYVEGMWMIMQATKPDDFVLATGETHSIQELCEEAYQYVGLNWKDFVEVDKRFIRPTETGPLIGNPSKAKKILGWEPKTKFKELVKIMVDAHLARLK, encoded by the coding sequence ATGGCAAATCAAAAGGTGTTAATTACTGGAATTACAGGACAAGATGGCTCGTACTTAGCAGAATTTTTATTAAAAAAAGGATATGAAGTGTCAGGAATAGTTAGAAAAACTTCTCATGAAGACTATGCCAATATTGGTCATCTCCAAGACGACCTAAAGTTATACCAGGGAGACCTACTTGATCCAGTTTCTTTAAGAGAAATAATACAGAAAGTAGAGCCAGATGAAGTGTACAATTTAGCATCTCAAAGCCATCCATCAGAAAGCTTTAAACAGCCAATTCACACTGCAGAGATTACAGGAATTGGAGCACATAGGGTTTTGGATGCAACTTTGGATGTTAACCCAAAGACGAAGTTCTATCAGGCTTCAAGTTCTGAAATGTTTGGATGGGTAAGAGAGATTCCACAGACAGAGGAAACTCCATTTAATCCCGCTAATCCATATGCTGCGGCTAAGTTATATGCATTTGCAATGACAAAAATTTATAGGGAAAGTTATAAAATGTTTGCAACAAATGGAATTTTGTTTAATCACGAATCCCCTAGGCGTCATTTAGGCTTTGTAACCCAAAAAGTAACATATGCAGCAGCTTGTGCCAAGTTAGATATTAAAAATTCAATTCATTTAAATGAAGAAGGGGAACCAATTGTTAGAAATAGAAAAGTATTTTTGGGAAATTTAGAGGCTAAGAGAGATTGGGGATTTGCAGGTGACTATGTAGAAGGTATGTGGATGATTATGCAGGCTACTAAACCTGATGACTTTGTACTAGCAACAGGGGAAACTCATTCAATACAAGAGTTGTGTGAAGAAGCATATCAGTATGTAGGTTTAAACTGGAAAGATTTTGTAGAAGTTGATAAAAGATTTATAAGACCAACAGAAACAGGTCCATTAATAGGGAATCCAAGTAAAGCAAAAAAAATTTTAGGTTGGGAGCCAAAAACAAAATTTAAGGAGTTGGTCAAAATAATGGTAGATGCCCACCTTGCAAGGTTGAAATAA
- a CDS encoding DMT family transporter — MFLQKSKENAFILAVIAAFCGGSIVVAAKIALEVFQPFTIVFIRFLSATLFLIPLIVRAKEFKVSTIKKFIPIGIVGALNPILLFIALQYTKASVSPLIYASVPAMTAVYVYLVRKEKISKQSIFGIIIGFIGVALIILLPLIEKGVPLVALKGNILIFGAAIAFMYYGIMSKKHQNEMNASPIVLTFYFALVTLFLSIPFAINEVRNGFLGTVELKHILAGIYTGVVGTGIFYLAYQYALKLGSEIAANLFTYLQPIATILLASLFLGERITIPFVIGGLLAVIGAKIASKK, encoded by the coding sequence ATGTTTTTACAGAAATCAAAGGAGAATGCATTTATACTAGCAGTTATTGCTGCTTTTTGTGGTGGTTCAATAGTTGTTGCGGCTAAAATTGCACTAGAAGTTTTTCAACCATTTACAATAGTTTTTATTAGATTTCTATCTGCTACATTATTTTTAATTCCATTAATTGTTAGGGCAAAAGAATTCAAAGTTTCTACAATCAAAAAGTTTATACCAATTGGAATAGTTGGAGCATTAAATCCAATACTTTTATTTATAGCTTTACAATACACCAAGGCTTCAGTTTCACCATTAATATATGCAAGTGTTCCTGCAATGACCGCTGTTTATGTTTATTTGGTTAGAAAAGAAAAAATAAGTAAACAAAGTATATTTGGAATAATTATTGGTTTCATAGGAGTTGCACTTATTATTCTTCTCCCACTTATTGAAAAGGGTGTTCCACTAGTTGCATTGAAAGGAAATATCTTAATTTTTGGGGCAGCCATAGCCTTTATGTATTACGGAATAATGAGCAAGAAACATCAGAATGAGATGAACGCATCTCCAATTGTATTAACCTTTTATTTTGCTTTGGTAACTTTATTTTTGAGTATACCGTTTGCAATTAATGAAGTTAGAAACGGATTTCTTGGAACGGTTGAGTTAAAACATATATTGGCTGGGATTTATACAGGAGTTGTAGGAACAGGAATATTTTATCTTGCTTACCAATATGCTTTAAAGCTTGGATCAGAAATTGCAGCAAATTTATTTACATATTTACAACCAATAGCAACAATTTTACTTGCCTCACTCTTTTTAGGAGAGAGAATAACGATACCTTTTGTTATCGGTGGTTTGTTGGCAGTAATTGGAGCCAAGATTGCTTCGAAAAAATAA
- a CDS encoding PfkB family carbohydrate kinase translates to MPKILLAGEICAEKQYLMDSVPHANEVGFVNSVNTLTSSKIINAGRVLASSNSVSMFGVVGNDNNGKQAISDLEKYGIDTKLVYTTSESPTAEVLVLTDKDGQSAIVLNLNAINFFDESKLQNLSGYEYLYMATSMKLDQIYKMIERANKDNVKVFLDFPNQQKEFDKEKLKTVDFVVPNRQEAELLLDIKITTIYEALEAVTKLKSFTDGIAIITLDTDGCVVFDKEPKHYPTETITAVDATGSGDIFRGVFLSEYIKTNDLDQSIKKALQIATESVKYQGVDNSIEEIKKLI, encoded by the coding sequence ATGCCAAAGATATTACTAGCAGGAGAAATTTGTGCAGAGAAACAATATTTAATGGATAGTGTACCTCACGCAAATGAGGTTGGCTTTGTTAACTCTGTAAACACATTAACTAGTAGCAAGATAATAAATGCAGGTAGAGTTTTGGCTTCTAGCAATTCTGTTTCAATGTTTGGTGTTGTTGGAAATGATAACAATGGAAAACAAGCAATTTCAGATTTAGAAAAATATGGTATTGATACCAAACTTGTATACACTACTTCTGAATCTCCAACTGCAGAAGTTTTAGTATTAACTGATAAAGATGGTCAGTCTGCAATTGTTCTTAATCTTAACGCAATTAACTTTTTTGATGAATCAAAACTTCAAAACCTTTCAGGCTATGAATATTTATATATGGCAACAAGTATGAAGTTAGATCAAATATATAAAATGATAGAAAGAGCAAACAAAGATAATGTAAAAGTATTTTTAGATTTTCCAAATCAACAAAAAGAGTTTGATAAAGAAAAACTTAAAACTGTAGATTTTGTAGTTCCTAATAGACAAGAAGCAGAATTACTTTTAGATATAAAAATAACAACTATTTATGAAGCATTAGAAGCTGTTACTAAATTAAAAAGCTTCACAGATGGTATTGCAATAATTACTCTTGATACTGATGGCTGTGTTGTTTTTGATAAAGAACCAAAGCACTATCCAACAGAAACTATAACCGCAGTTGATGCTACAGGATCAGGAGATATATTCAGAGGAGTATTCCTTTCTGAATATATAAAAACAAATGATCTTGACCAAAGCATTAAAAAAGCACTTCAAATTGCAACTGAATCAGTTAAATATCAAGGGGTTGATAATTCGATAGAAGAAATTAAAAAACTAATTTAA